The Kogia breviceps isolate mKogBre1 chromosome 2, mKogBre1 haplotype 1, whole genome shotgun sequence genome segment GGTTAACGAACCTGTCCTAAGGCCACAGAGCTATTGGGTGATGAGGCTGGGATTGGGACTCAGCCTATCTGATGCCAGCGCCGACTCCCAACCGCTGCCCTTAAACCGTGCATGAAGagtgcaagccaggaagagagggggGCCTTGAATGTGCTTGCACGAGGGGGCCAGGAGACAGCCCCCCGACTCCTTTGGCTCAGAGCGGTCGGGGCTGGAGACCTCGCGGGCAGGCCAGCTCTGAAGCAGACACCACAGGGAGCTGCCGGCAGTCTTGTGGGGCAGGATGAAAGCCGTGGATGCGGTGGAGGGTAAAGCAGGATTTCCACGAGACGGGGCGAAGGGGAGCAGGGAGCTGAGCCCTGCCTCCCTGCTGCCGCTTCTCCCGGTCACGTGGTCCACCCCAGGCGGGGCACAGTGGTCCCAGAACCTGGGCCCACAGGCCTTGCTCTCTCAACTCCCAGGGGCAGATGGAAGGACGGAGGAACCGAGACAGAATTAAGTATTTATAGCACAGTTGGACTTGAGCCTTGCTAATTGGCAGCTGAAGGCCAAATCTGGCATGCAGATGGGTTTTGTTGGGCCTGCTGGGgggttttaacattttaaaatatttaaaaattgagagaCTTCACAGAAACAGATTTCTGGTCTTGCTTGAAAATTGGAAAGCTCTTATAACGCTGGACCCGTGTCCTCGCATGGCGACCATGGGCTGGGACTGGGGAGGGTGGTGTCTGGCCCCAGCCCCGCGCCCTCGGGATGGCTGGCTCTGCAGCTTCTCCAGCTGGTGGCCTCTGTGAGCATCTGGCATTGAGCCCACGGAAGGCTTGTGCTGTGACAGCGCTGATGGTGCTGAAGGAACCCTGGAGTTTAGATTCTAGGTTCCCGGAGGGTATCAAGTGACTGCTCACTTCCCTGAGTGCCCTGAAGGCAACTGTGCATAGAAGTCTGGTGCTCAGGAGAAAGTGGGTACCAGAAACACAGACCCAGAGGTGACTGGGGTCTGGGGAGTAGAAGCCAGTGACCCAGAGAGAATGTAAACAGTATGTAtcatcagtcagggttctccagaaagtgtgtgtgtgtgtgtgtgtgtgtgtgtgtgtgtttaaaagagatttttaaggaattggcGATTACAGGGACAGGGAAGTGGGGAATCTGTGGGTCAGGTCCCCAGGCTGGAGACTCGGCCGGCAGCTGACCCTGCAGTCTTGAGGCAGGATGTCTTCTTTTCCAAGAAATCTGTTAGTGGTCTTAAGGCCTTCGACTGATTTTAAGAGGCCCATCCACCTTAACGAGGGTAGTGATGTCCTGTACTTCTACAGAATACCtgcacagcaacatctagactagtgTCTGCTTAACAGCCGGGTACCGTCACCAAGCCAAGCCGACCCAGAAAACTGACCGTCACACAGTGATAGGAGCAGTGCGAATGAGGACGGGAGCTTGGGAGACCTCACCGTAAGAGTGCGCAGGGGAGGGGGCGAGTCAGGCCGCTCTGCGGGACTGCAGCCCGGGCACAGGCGCGGGCAGGGGGCCGACTGCAGCAGGAGGAGCAGAGCCTGGAAGGCCAGGTGGCGACTTCAGCAGCTCCTTCCAGGTATTTAATAATAATGGGGGGGGGTAAACCGGGGATCGAGGAGGAAATGCCTCTTTTTGGTTTGCACTTTGTGGgctcaggagaaggaaggagccaggtgagagagaaagagaggtgagGTGGACAGGAACAGGGAGGGGCTGATGGTAGGATTTCTCTTTGCATCAGAGGAGACCTGCTCCCTCAGCAACAGGGCTGTGGACAACCCAGGACCTCGGGTGGAGCGCTGGCTAGGGCAGGAAAGGACAGGAAAGGGAGTGTTCTAGAAAAAGGCCCCGTCTGCCTGGAATTCTTTTTCCcatgccctccccacctccttaaGACTGCCTTTTGAGCCACACAAATTATTGCCATgagaataaattattataaaaattaaagcaatacaaaaaaaaaaaaaagaaagactgccTTCCAGAGGCTCTGGGAACTCTGCCCCCCACCGTCCTGGGGCACCTGAGTATGGGGACCTGGGCGGATGACCCGTGGctgccttcccctccttcccactgAGAGCGGATGGCACCAGCTCTggcctctcctgctctctcctccGCTCCTGGACCCTCCTCGCCCTGCTCAGGACTCTCCCCCGGGACTGAAGCAGCCCTTCCTGGTCTCCGCTGGTTCCTAGTGGGCAGCGCTGGACAACATGCAGCTAGAGTATCGGGAAAGTAGGGACACGCCCAACCTCAGACACACACAGCTGgaggaattttttaatttttaaaaaagcgaCAAGAGTATAGAGCGGGGCAAACTCAGATCATCCTTACTCTTCTTTTGAGGCTTacggttgttttttattttgaattacacTGTGGTGAGGCACCACAATTTCTTCCACGCTTAGGACCTCCAAGGGCTTAATCCAGCCCCGCCTCGCACCCCTCCACGTGCAAACGTCTCAGTGCTCAGGGGATGTAGGGGCACAGCCGAGAAACAGAGGCGCGGCCCAGGAAGGGCACAAAGACACAAAGGGCATGTGTGCCCTGCTGGGGCTTCTTTTGTGCTGCCTGGAAGTTCAAAACATGCTGGAACATGGAAAGAAAGGTATTTGCCTGGGTGACTCAGACATGTTCCAGCATTTTCCCACAGGCTCCTGCACGTCCCAAAATAACTGCACCCCTGGATCCTGTCCCTTGGCATATGATTACGTTTGTATAACGTTACAGAGCGGCGGCCACACTCACACGGGCGCTGCAGGAATGCCCAGCCCACGACGGAGCTCCGTGCTGCATGGCTGGAGAGAAAGGAGGCACAGAGACCACAACAGGAAGAAGTGCCAACTTGCCGGAATCATCCAGACCACCAATCAGGGCCTGGGTCAACGCCTACCTTTCATAGATGGGGAGaaaaaggcccagagagggaatcAATTTGCCTAAACTTACATTCTGGGGATTACAAGAGAAAGCTGGTGGGAGAGCTGGCTCTAAACTCTCGTCAACTAATACTGATGTTTATTTCTGAGTAAACGTCAATTTTGCCTTGGAATCCGAAGACCTTAAGTCAAAGGAACTTTAAGGGACCTTGGCCGTCCAGGGTGCCCACGTGCCAGGTCTGGACAACAATGTGGGAAAAAGGTGTCAGAATGGACCTGCCCTCAGGGGACTTACAGTCTTGCTTGGGAAGTGACTAAAGGCGTTAAAACAGCTAGAAGACAACTGTCTCCTGGCAAACAGACTGAAGGCTGTTGTGAATCTCGGGAAATGGAAGTTTGAGAAGAAGGGTACTGGCTGAGCCAGGAAGGTCTCAGAGACACAGAGGCCTCAAGGGTGGGCGCAGACTCAGGTGGGAATGGCTGGAGGGGAGCAGAGGCAAggtgagagggggaggggagctccAGGAACCTCTGGAAACCAAACCCAGGGGTCTGGGTGGCCAGCGTTGAGTCTGCAGGTGACTCTAGTATAGACGCCATTACTCGATAGTTCcaagctgggaattccctggcagtctcaCTGCCGAGGGGGAACTAAGATTTTATGAGACGCGTGGGGCAGCCGAAAAAAAATAGTTCTAAGTCACTTGTTTTATCTGAGGGACAGGACTAATCTCATAGGATTTGGAcgcaatatgttaaaaaaaaagaaccgacGTTCTGACCAAGGAAGAGGTGAGAGGTTATTCTCAAATTTCTGTGGTACCTCACACGGAGTCCTTTTCTTCTCGGTGGCAAAGACGATGGTGAGACCAGCGTGCACTTCAGTGTCTCctgggcctggattcaatcctgCCCCTGCTCCTGGCTCGGCCAGCACGTCACTTCCTTCGCCCATTACACGAGGACGTTAATTACAGCTACTGTGCCGGAAGGCACTCCTTTCACTGCTTCCCATGTCTGATTTCATTTAATCATTACCACTCCCCCAGCCCCATTTTACAACCGAGGAAACTAGGAAAGACAAAGCTATGTAACTTGCCCACCGTCCCAGAGCTTTTCCATGAAGCTCTGATTTGAACCCAGGAGTTCTGAATCAAGCCTGTGTTCTAAagtataatgttttttttttttttttaatgttctcttaAAGAGCACTGGGATGATTAAATAAGCCCAACTCCCCTGACACTAGGAGACACTCAGTGGATATATGTCCCCCGACTCCTACAGGGGCAGACAGGCACATTAACAAGAGCCTTGCAGCCAGCCCTACGCCCAGCCGGTGGCCGCCATGCGAGGCCCAGGAACCACCAACACAGGTCGGGTAACTCCTGCCCGATATCCACGTACCATCTAATTTGGATGATTGAAAACATTCTAACTAGGTTAAAGGGCTAGCTGTTGATGATCTTCAGTGATAAAACATCAACCTGATTCAGTAACCACTTAAGAAGGCTTAACGTTGAGGTCCGTTGAGAGTAGATGCCCAAGTCACCAAAAGGATGGTCacattctttatctttgattcaTCTAAGAAATAGTCCAGTCAGCGCTTTTCCTCTTTACAAATTTGCGTTTCTAGAATCGGTGGTGTCGTTAGCAGTCAGCTTTTACTCTTCAGATGAGTTCACCCCGGAAAGACGTTGGCGGATTCCCAGCGGAATGGCTTCAACCTTTCTCACGAAGCTGAGAGTGGCAAGCACACCGGCGTGTATTTTTGTGCAGCATCGTCAGGCACCAATATTAAACTCAGTACAGTCATGAGGAATTCAGCTCAGGCGCTCTTAAGCCAGAGCGCTCCGCTCCCTTGGAGTTCCAAGATCTCAGacccctctttctcttccttctcaatTTCAGGTTTATTTGGCAAAGGActtaagaaaacagaatcttgCACATCTCCACACTCTGGGCGGTGGTCCTTCCCAAGCTCTTAAAAAACCTTagcccagggcttccttggtggcgcggtggttgagagtccgcctgctgatgcgggggacgcgggttcgtgccccggtccgggaagatcccacgtgccgcggagcagctgggcccgtgagccgtggccgctgagcctgcgcgtccggagcccgtgctccgcaacgggagaggccacaacagtgagaggccggcgtaccgcaaaaaaaaaaaaaaaaaaaaaaaaaaccttagcccAGAACAATCTTCTTCCCCCCAGTGGCTTCGCAGTGCATCTGATCCCTGACCCCAGTGACTTCGAGGAACCCAATCTGGGAAGATAAACCTGGTCTCGGACTGGCTTGGTGACTCAGAGGAGTGTCAGATAAAGATGACCCCAAGTCTCTCATAGAACATGTGCCCAACCCCCAGTGACCTGGACTCCAGGGAACGCTTGGGCCAGCCTCAGAGAACACTGGGAACTGTGCACTTTTGAACCCACTCAGCCCTTTGGTGAGGCCTGTGGATGGCCTGGGGCCAGGTGGGCAGAGATGCACCTCTGCCGGGGCAATCTGAAGAGGTGTGATGGGCACGTTCCCGTTACCTGGGTTCACAGCTCTGAGTCTTCCCAGGTTGCAGCTGCAACCTGAGAAGGAAAAATGACCAAGACTCATTTTCTCATGGGGTCGGGCCAGTAGAGATGTTACAAACCCCAGAGCAGGCTTGTAAACGtgtctgtttatttttcctgaagcCAGTGAAAGACCATCTTGATGCTGTCACTCTTCAAAATTTAGAAACCACAGAAGACATTTTGAGTTAcatattactttattttcctttttttaaatgtagcattAAAGTCATCCAACATACAGATATTCCTACGGCTCCTTACACATTTTATTCTATCTAAAGTTAAGTATTTTAGCTATGAGATGACAAAAATCATCCCATTAAAATGGCAACACTTCTGAAAAATGGGTTTCATATTTACTGATGAGAAATTGACTCCCCATCTACCCCCGCAAAAACTCCTTCAGTCCAGAGCTGCAGAAAGACAGTTCACATCTATGACTAACATGTAGGACCCATACACAGAGGGCTCCAGAACGACAAGCTATGGggttattaaacttctgtaacAAGCAACTCCTTTATTTGTACAGAATACGAATACAGAAGAAAAGCATCATTCTCCTTTTAGCCCTTCTATTAGTGTGTTTTACCTCCACCCAAGTTACTGCGTACCAAGCGGCTATGAATAGTAAAAACCAACTGATTTTTAAGTCCCTGAAATGCATGCAACTGAAAATTCTCTAAAGCACACAATCAGTTCCCAGTCTCCAGGGCTGCTTTTTTATTTAGTGGAGACTATGGTGCTGCTGGGTTAGCAGCTGTGTCTGTCGTGCTGCTGGGGTTTGGAGCTGCTGCTTCTTTGGCTTCTGGCTGCTGGGTTTCAGTATTGGGATCTTCTCCATTTCCAGCACTTTTCTTGCTCTTGTCTGCTGTCGCCGCACCCATCTCCATGATTTCCTGAAGTGGCTGATCGGTTTCAAGGGAGCTGGGCTGGAGTTCATAAACCTGGACTTGACCTGGGACATCTATTGCTTTCTGTTCAAGTTTTTCCAGGATGGTCTGAACCTTCCTGACGCCATCTCTCCTGGCCTGGCGGACATCAGCTCGTCCTTCTGGGTCTACCGAATCCAGGGCCAGTAGCTCTTTGGTCAAATACTCTTCTATCATCAGATACTTTTTGTCTGTCTTCTTGCCTTCAAAGTTGTCCACAGCCTGCTCCAGCCCTTGCACCTTCTCCAAGATGGCTTCTACTTTCAGCACACCTGGATGTTTTGGGGGTACCTCAGCTTCTCCTGGCTTGGGGGGTGTGGCTTctgcaggggcagggctgggggctgctcTCTCTTCTGCAGCCACGTTCttggggggagaggggacagCAGAAGGGGCCGGGCTGGGAGGACAGGGCACCGCAGCAGAGGGAAACTTTACTTCCACTTTCTCAGAGGGAGGCAGGGGCTTCTGCAAAACAGGTTGAGAATCTACCTCTTTGCGGATCACTTGAATCGGGATGTGTCCCGGAGGGAGATCTGGTCCAGCTGGGCCTGGCTTGCTTTCTGGTTTGTTTTCAGGTTGGGGAATAGGCGAAGGTTCTCGATGGGTCATGGGTTGCTGAGAAAAGGCAAGGACACAGAGATAGTTTTAATAACTGGCTGAGAGTCACAGGCAGTTGTTTGTAGCTAGTACtgactagaagaaaacagaaatgactttttttttttttttttttttttggccacgtctcacgggcccagccgctctgcggcacgtgggatcctcccggaccggggcacgaacccgtgtcccctgcattggcaggcggacttgcaaccactgcgccaccagggaagccccagaaatgactttttttttttttttttttttgcggtacgcgggcctctcactgttgtggcctctcccgttgcggagcacaggctccggatgcacaggctcagcggccatggctcacgggcccagctgctccgcggcatgtgggatcttcccggaccggcgcacgaacccgtgtcccctgcatcggtaggcggattctcaaccactgcgccaccagggaagcccagaaatgacttttttaaagtttaatagtAGAAGAGGGATTTTCAAAGTCAGCCAAACctgttacaaaattaaaatatgatattCAGCATGCATGTGACCAAACCATTGTTTATGCTTCCATTCGTTAACCTTGGTCTCTTGGTCTGTCATCTCTCACTGAATTTTTCTGGAGATGGTATTCTTACAGCAATGAGAAGAAAACcaatataattttcaaacatgAAAATACCAAAAACTCATGCTGACGGCTGAGTTACTTTACCTCCAAGCAAAGTCCTGGGTGACTCAGGCTTCCGGCGGATGGAGCCACGGAGTAACAATGGCCACTTGCCCCGCTTCACTACCCTGTGTGACAGTCTCCACTCAGGGTGTGGCCTTCCCATCCCCTGTTTCAGAAAAGTTATAAtcgtcttttttgtttttttaaaacctatgGTTTCTGCCCAGACTGACATATTTTTTGAGAATAAGCAAGATGCTGAAAATGGGTAACGCAGTAAGAATTTTCTGCCTGGACACATTTGTGCCAGAGCTAACATTCAGCAGTGCAGAACCTCTGCAGTGACTACATTGGCTACAGAGACTGAGATACTCTTTAATATGACTATAAGCtatagagatattttaaaaaattaactatgcTTGAAACAGAAACATCTTGGTTCACCTAGCATTTAAGTGAACATCTAAAACCCCCTTAAAAATCTCACGCACTGATTTTTATCAACTGGGAAATAGGAGTCGGACTATATTATTTCTAAAGCACTCCATATTAAAAACACTAAATCCCACTATCATGTTCAGTTAGGTCAAATCTCTGCAAGCCTCTAAAAAGGGATTTCTAAACAAGCTATAAAAACAAGCTATAAGATTAAGTGGAAATAGGATTAAATATTGTTTCACCAATTATAGAAAATATTGATAATGTGGGAAAGATATGAGAGGAAACATCTCCAGCTTTGCAAATGGGCACTTCTTTCCCATTTGAAAGGATTACTGAGTCTGAGTAAGGATCTGATGGATGCTTGGCTGTTTCAACACCAGCAGCCTCCCTTTCCATCAAATCTCTTCTGCCAACCAGAAATGCTTAACTTTGGCCCTTAGCACTCATGAACCAGCCACATGCCTCTTCTTGGGTTTTAAAACAATGGCTGAGTAAGTGACTTTGGAAACACTTAAGAGGGGGTGCCCTATGGcttgtactcttcaaaaatgtcaaggtcatgaaagcagagaaagactgagaaactgttttccagattaaaggagactaaagggaAACGACATCTGCATGCAGTGCTCATGATTCTAGATTAGATCCTGGAACAGGAGGAAGTTGCTATAAAGAATATCTGAAAATGGACTGTGTATGAGACAACAATGCTTTAAGGACGTTAAACTCCCTGCATCTGATAATTCTACTGGGGGTGTGAATGAGAAGGTCGCTCTCTTAGGAATATATCTGCTGACATATTTAGGGGTACTGGGCATGATATTTACAATTAAACCtcaaacaaaaaatatagataatatacggagagaggaaaaaaatgacaaagcaaatgtggcaaaatgttaacagtgaatATGGGTGAATCTTTGCTTTCATGACCTTCCTATATACTGGACTTCTCTTCTGTAAGgttgaaatcatttccaaataaaaaagcaaaaaaacaaacaaacaaaaacaataaaaggagCTGTTCTGTTTGAGGGCCCTGAACAGTGTCACCATCTGTAGTACGAAAATGCCCTGCATTTGTTTACAGGgcactttccttttaaaaactgtgaccaggcttccctggtggcgcagtggttgagagcccgcctgccgatgcaggggacacgggttcgtgccccggtccgggagaatcccacgtgccgcggagcggctgggcccgtgagccatggccactgggcctgcgcgtctggagcctgtcctccgcaatgggagaggccacaacagtgagaggcccgcgtaccacaaaaaaaaaaaaaaaaaaaaaaaaaactgtgaccaagggatttccctggtggcgcagtggttaagaatcctcctgtgtccctgtgtccctgcagaggacacgggttcaagccctggtccgggaagatcccacgtgccacagagcaacgaagcccgtgcgccactaccgagcctgcgatctagagcccgcgagccacaactactgagcccacgcaccacagctactgaagcccgtgcgcctacagcccgtgttccacagcaagagaagccaccgcagtgagaagcccgtgcgtcgcaatgaagagtagcccccgctcgccgcaactagagaaagcctgcgtgcggcaacgaagacccaacacagccataaataaatgaatactgtGTAAAATGTAAAATCAGGGCACCCGCACAGAGCTCCTCAGGCCCTGGAGAGATGCTGCCCCGGCTAGTCTGCCGACACCGACGCCCATACCTGAGGCCTGTCGACCACGGTTTGCACGCGGAGGGACGGCGGGGGGTGCACCGGCGTGCTGCCTCTGGCTGGAGAGCCCTCCCGGCTGGATGCACCCCGGACGGGCGACCGGAACGGGGACGCCGCCCACACGGTCCGGGGCTCCCAGTCATCTCCCTGGATCTTGTGGTACACAGGCTGGTGGGTCTGGTATTCGCCCTGCTGAGCTGGGTAGTGGGTCTTCTGGGCTTGGTGCACAGAGGGCTGGGCTGCCGGCCGGGTGACATTCTGCTCATGTATCACAGGGATGGAGATGTAGCCCCGGGGGAGCTGGTGACTGCCGAGGCTGCTCCTGCCAGAGGAGGAGGGCAGGCTGGCCGAGGAGGACGAGGACGAGCAGTCCGAGGCAGCCGGAGACTGGGATCGCTGCGAGATGTAAAGGGTAGATGCACAGCCCCGTGAACCAGCCGCTGTCTGGCCCTCCCACTGTCCCCGTTCTGCGCCGGCTCTGGGCAGCAGGTTTAGGATGACCTCCCGTCTGGAAGCCTTTCCATTTCCCAAATGTAGTGTTAAGACTGGGAGCTCAGGAGTCAAGAGGCCTGGGCTCAAATTCTTAACAGCTCAGTAGCTTTAGGAGCCGcgtttaaaatatagaaaagggTAACCCCTCCCTCACCGGGCTGACTTGACAGTTCAGGGAAATAATCTGTGCGTGTGTCCCAGCCCCAGTGCCACACACGGGAAGCACTCGCTACGTTTTATTTATTGTTGTCACTTCGTTTCCTCTTTCCGTAGCTCTTTTCCTGCTTTCTCCACAGAGAACTCAGCTGGGCCCTGGGAACTGTGTCCCCTGTGTGGACCGAGGTAGGCCAGGCCCCTTTCCCTTCCCGACCACCTACTTTCTATCCTAGAAAATCAGAAGGGTGTTTCTCCAGCTGGCTTCTAAGGGCCCTGCTagcttaaatttgttaaggtttcTCTGACTGATGTGTCACTTTTGATTTTTACAACAAAAACATTACATATTCAGGTACCGCTTCTCCAAGGAAGGGAAAAGAGCCTCCTGGTGTCCCACACTAACTACGATTTTTCACCCCCGGAGCAAGCATTTGTGCTCAAGAGCAGTGCAGGAGACACGATGGGACGGTGTGCAGACAGGAAAATCAAAAGGGCTTAGAAGGCTCAGGATTCCTACTGGGATCCACTGGCCTTCAAATCTCAGCTAAGAACTGGATTAAGAACTATTATTTAGACATTAGT includes the following:
- the BAG3 gene encoding BAG family molecular chaperone regulator 3; its protein translation is MSAATHSPMVQMASGSGAGDRDPLPPGWEIKIDPQTGWPFFVDHNSRTTTWNDPRVPPEVPKETTSSANGPSREGSRPPPTREGHAVYPRLRPGYIPIPVLHEGAQSWQPHPVFAYPQPGTQRFQAEVAPAAPQRPQSPLRGVVEATQPDKQCGQAVAVAAAQPPASHGPERSQSPAASDCSSSSSSASLPSSSGRSSLGSHQLPRGYISIPVIHEQNVTRPAAQPSVHQAQKTHYPAQQGEYQTHQPVYHKIQGDDWEPRTVWAASPFRSPVRGASSREGSPARGSTPVHPPPSLRVQTVVDRPQQPMTHREPSPIPQPENKPESKPGPAGPDLPPGHIPIQVIRKEVDSQPVLQKPLPPSEKVEVKFPSAAVPCPPSPAPSAVPSPPKNVAAEERAAPSPAPAEATPPKPGEAEVPPKHPGVLKVEAILEKVQGLEQAVDNFEGKKTDKKYLMIEEYLTKELLALDSVDPEGRADVRQARRDGVRKVQTILEKLEQKAIDVPGQVQVYELQPSSLETDQPLQEIMEMGAATADKSKKSAGNGEDPNTETQQPEAKEAAAPNPSSTTDTAANPAAP